A single Cryptomeria japonica unplaced genomic scaffold, Sugi_1.0 HiC_scaffold_241, whole genome shotgun sequence DNA region contains:
- the LOC131053871 gene encoding berberine bridge enzyme-like D-1, protein MRSGGHSYEGLSSTSQAPNFVIIDVMKLERVEVDMKSKTAWVESGATLGQLYSAIANKTSLYGFPAGVCPTVGVGGTLSGGGLGLLARKYGVSADHVIDALLVDANGKLVDRKGMGEDVFWALRGGGGGSWGVVVAWQIRLVKVPPVITVFNVNRTGNDNVTELVERWQSVEPFAPEDLYIRVFVFGGSPVSLTFNGMYLGPLPQLLKLVNEIFPEMGLVAADCNETDWIGSVISTAVANGYSADLLNRYLATKRYFKNKSDYVKSAISSSGLQGAWKIMEEKPDSQMILAPFGGVMNRIPSTRIPFPHRAGYLYEIQYVLNWEDASEDAESVAWMRKLYEYMTHYVSKSPRGAYVNYIDLDLGHASANGTSTVQQAKSWGEKYFGVNFFRLVHVKTKFDPNNIFKNAQSIPPLSQS, encoded by the coding sequence ATGCGCAGTGGAGGGCACAGCTATGAGGGTCTCTCCTCTACTTCTCAGGCTCCCAATTTCGTCATCATCGATGTCATGAAATTGGAAAGAGTTGAGGTGGATATGAAATCCAAGACGGCTTGGGTGGAGTCCGGTGCAACTTTAGGCCAGCTCTACTCCGCCATTGCAAACAAGACTTCGCTCTACGGTTTCCCTGCGGGAGTCTGCCCGACAGTAGGCGTGGGCGGGACTTTGAGTGGAGGTGGGCTTGGGTTACTCGCAAGGAAATATGGCGTCTCGGCAGACCACGTTATAGATGCCCTGCTTGTGGACGCCAATGGCAAATTGGTGGACAGAAAGGGGATGGGAGAAGATGTGTTCTGGGCTCTCCGAGGCGGCGGTGGAGGGAGCTGGGGCGTGGTTGTGGCGTGGCAGATAAGGCTTGTCAAAGTGCCTCCCGTAATCACTGTGTTTAATGTCAACAGGACGGGAAATGATAACGTGACAGAGCTTGTAGAACGATGGCAATCTGTTGAACCGTTTGCCCCCGAGGATCTCTATATCCGTGTCTTTGTGTTCGGAGGCAGTCCTGTTAGCCTTACCTTCAATGGAATGTATTTGGGTCCTCTACCTCAACTCCTCAAACTTGTGAATGAGATCTTTCCTGAGATGGGTCTGGTCGCCGCCGATTGTAACGAGACAGACTGGATCGGCTCGGTCATCTCGACTGCTGTGGCCAACGGATATTCTGCCGACCTCCTCAACAGATATCTTGCCACCAAAAGGTACTTCAAGAATAAGTCCGATTATGTGAAGAGCGCTATCTCTTCATCAGGCCTACAGGGAGCATGGAAGATTATGGAAGAGAAGCCCGACAGCCAAATGATATTGGCTCCCTTTGGAGGCGTAATGAATAGGATACCATCCACTCGGATTCCCTTCCCCCATCGAGCAGGCTATTTATACGAAATTCAGTATGTACTCAACTGGGAAGACGCTTCCGAAGATGCAGAGTCTGTGGCTTGGATGCGAAAGTTGTACGAATACATGACTCATTATGTTTCAAAATCTCCCAGAGGTGCTTACGTCAACTACATAGACCTTGACTTGGGCCATGCATCTGCTAATGGAACCTCCACCGTACAACAAGCAAAGTCGTGGGGCGAAAAGTATTTTGGTGTGAATTTCTTCAGGCTGGTGCATGTGAAGACTAAATTCGATCCCAACAATATTTTCAAGAATGCTCAGAGCATTCCCCCGCTCAGTCAGAGTTGA